A genomic window from Takifugu rubripes unplaced genomic scaffold, fTakRub1.2, whole genome shotgun sequence includes:
- the LOC115248709 gene encoding thymidine kinase 2, mitochondrial-like isoform X1 has translation MSSARVTSLLGRVTVSGLAPSRLVVGGSNAAVRGPSERASGGPGPAGSRGGPGPAGSRGGPGPAGSRGGPGPAGSRGGPGPGRLVRDGQERKAVICVEGNIASGKTTCLKYFGKTNNIEVLTEPVSKWKNVHGHNPLALMYQDPARWGITLQTYVQLTMLVNHLSCPSTSLKMMERSIFSAKHIFVENLFRSGRMPAVDYAVLTEWFDWITTNISIPVDLIVYLQTTPETCYQRLKHRCREEESAISLDYLESIHQLYEDWLVKRTYAALPAPVLVIPGDHDLQKMLQLYEENRNTIFSACSS, from the exons ATGTCGAGTGCTCGTGTAACGTCACTATTGGGGCGCGTAACAGTCTCCGGACTGGCTCCGTCACGGTTGGTCGTCGGGGGGTCGAACGCGGCCGTGAGGGGCCCCTCTGAGAGGGCCAGCGGGGGGCCGGGTCCAGCAGGGAGCCGCGGGGGTCCGGGTCCAGCAGGGAGCCGCGGGGGTCCGGGTCCAGCAGGGAGCCGCGGGGGGCCGGGTCCAGCAGGGAGCCGCGGGGGGCCGGGTCCAG GAAGACTGGTGAGAGACGGACAGGAAAGGAAAGCAGTG ATCTGTGTTGAAGGGAACATCGCCAGTGGGAAAACCACTTGTCTGAAGTATTTCGGCAAAACTAACAATATAGAG GTCCTTACAGAACCAGTCAGTAAGTGGAAGAATGTCCACGGACACAACCCTCTG GCTCTAATGTATCAGGATCCAGCCCGCTGGGGCATCACACTGCAGACCTACGTCCAGCTGACCATGCTGGTTAATCACCTGTCGTGCCCA TCAACTTCATTGAAAATGATGGAGAGGTCCATCTTCAGTGCCAAACACATCTTCGTGGAGAATCTATTCCGAAG tGGACGGATGCCTGCTGTGGACTACGCTGTTCTCACCGAGTGGTTCGACTGGATCACCACGAACATTTCCATCCCCGTTGATCTGATTG TGTATTTGCAGACAACACCTGAGACCTGTTACCAGAGGCTGAAGCACaggtgcagagaggaggagagtgcaATTTCACTA GACTATCTGGAGTCCATCCACCAGCTGTATGAAGACTGGCTGGTCAAGCGCACGTACGCGGCCCTTCCTGCCCCCGTGTTG gtTATTCCTGGTGACCATGACCTCCAGAAGATGCTTCAGCTGTATGAAGAAAACCGGAATACAATCTTCAGCGCTTGTTCCAGCTGA
- the LOC115248709 gene encoding thymidine kinase 2, mitochondrial-like isoform X3 translates to MSSARVTSLLGRVTVSGLAPSRLVVGGSNAAVRGPSERASGGPGPAGSRGGPGPAGSRGGPGPGRLVRDGQERKAVICVEGNIASGKTTCLKYFGKTNNIEVLTEPVSKWKNVHGHNPLALMYQDPARWGITLQTYVQLTMLVNHLSCPSTSLKMMERSIFSAKHIFVENLFRSGRMPAVDYAVLTEWFDWITTNISIPVDLIVYLQTTPETCYQRLKHRCREEESAISLDYLESIHQLYEDWLVKRTYAALPAPVLVIPGDHDLQKMLQLYEENRNTIFSACSS, encoded by the exons ATGTCGAGTGCTCGTGTAACGTCACTATTGGGGCGCGTAACAGTCTCCGGACTGGCTCCGTCACGGTTGGTCGTCGGGGGGTCGAACGCGGCCGTGAGGGGCCCCTCTGAGAGGGCCAGCGGGGGGCCGGGTCCAGCAGGGAGCCGCGGGGGTCCGGGTCCAGCAGGGAGCCGCGGGGGTCCGGGT CCAGGAAGACTGGTGAGAGACGGACAGGAAAGGAAAGCAGTG ATCTGTGTTGAAGGGAACATCGCCAGTGGGAAAACCACTTGTCTGAAGTATTTCGGCAAAACTAACAATATAGAG GTCCTTACAGAACCAGTCAGTAAGTGGAAGAATGTCCACGGACACAACCCTCTG GCTCTAATGTATCAGGATCCAGCCCGCTGGGGCATCACACTGCAGACCTACGTCCAGCTGACCATGCTGGTTAATCACCTGTCGTGCCCA TCAACTTCATTGAAAATGATGGAGAGGTCCATCTTCAGTGCCAAACACATCTTCGTGGAGAATCTATTCCGAAG tGGACGGATGCCTGCTGTGGACTACGCTGTTCTCACCGAGTGGTTCGACTGGATCACCACGAACATTTCCATCCCCGTTGATCTGATTG TGTATTTGCAGACAACACCTGAGACCTGTTACCAGAGGCTGAAGCACaggtgcagagaggaggagagtgcaATTTCACTA GACTATCTGGAGTCCATCCACCAGCTGTATGAAGACTGGCTGGTCAAGCGCACGTACGCGGCCCTTCCTGCCCCCGTGTTG gtTATTCCTGGTGACCATGACCTCCAGAAGATGCTTCAGCTGTATGAAGAAAACCGGAATACAATCTTCAGCGCTTGTTCCAGCTGA
- the LOC115248709 gene encoding thymidine kinase 2, mitochondrial-like isoform X2 yields the protein MSSARVTSLLGRVTVSGLAPSRLVVGGSNAAVRGPSERASGGPGPAGSRGGPGPAGSRGGPGPAGSRGGPGPGRLVRDGQERKAVICVEGNIASGKTTCLKYFGKTNNIEVLTEPVSKWKNVHGHNPLALMYQDPARWGITLQTYVQLTMLVNHLSCPSTSLKMMERSIFSAKHIFVENLFRSGRMPAVDYAVLTEWFDWITTNISIPVDLIVYLQTTPETCYQRLKHRCREEESAISLDYLESIHQLYEDWLVKRTYAALPAPVLVIPGDHDLQKMLQLYEENRNTIFSACSS from the exons ATGTCGAGTGCTCGTGTAACGTCACTATTGGGGCGCGTAACAGTCTCCGGACTGGCTCCGTCACGGTTGGTCGTCGGGGGGTCGAACGCGGCCGTGAGGGGCCCCTCTGAGAGGGCCAGCGGGGGGCCGGGTCCAGCAGGGAGCCGCGGGGGTCCGGGTCCAGCAGGGAGCCGCGGGGGTCCGGGTCCAGCAGGGAGCCGCGGGGGGCCGGGT CCAGGAAGACTGGTGAGAGACGGACAGGAAAGGAAAGCAGTG ATCTGTGTTGAAGGGAACATCGCCAGTGGGAAAACCACTTGTCTGAAGTATTTCGGCAAAACTAACAATATAGAG GTCCTTACAGAACCAGTCAGTAAGTGGAAGAATGTCCACGGACACAACCCTCTG GCTCTAATGTATCAGGATCCAGCCCGCTGGGGCATCACACTGCAGACCTACGTCCAGCTGACCATGCTGGTTAATCACCTGTCGTGCCCA TCAACTTCATTGAAAATGATGGAGAGGTCCATCTTCAGTGCCAAACACATCTTCGTGGAGAATCTATTCCGAAG tGGACGGATGCCTGCTGTGGACTACGCTGTTCTCACCGAGTGGTTCGACTGGATCACCACGAACATTTCCATCCCCGTTGATCTGATTG TGTATTTGCAGACAACACCTGAGACCTGTTACCAGAGGCTGAAGCACaggtgcagagaggaggagagtgcaATTTCACTA GACTATCTGGAGTCCATCCACCAGCTGTATGAAGACTGGCTGGTCAAGCGCACGTACGCGGCCCTTCCTGCCCCCGTGTTG gtTATTCCTGGTGACCATGACCTCCAGAAGATGCTTCAGCTGTATGAAGAAAACCGGAATACAATCTTCAGCGCTTGTTCCAGCTGA
- the LOC115248709 gene encoding thymidine kinase 2, mitochondrial-like isoform X4, with amino-acid sequence MSSARVTSLLGRVTVSGLAPSRLVVGGSNAAVRGPSERASGGPGPAGSRGGPGPGRLVRDGQERKAVICVEGNIASGKTTCLKYFGKTNNIEVLTEPVSKWKNVHGHNPLALMYQDPARWGITLQTYVQLTMLVNHLSCPSTSLKMMERSIFSAKHIFVENLFRSGRMPAVDYAVLTEWFDWITTNISIPVDLIVYLQTTPETCYQRLKHRCREEESAISLDYLESIHQLYEDWLVKRTYAALPAPVLVIPGDHDLQKMLQLYEENRNTIFSACSS; translated from the exons ATGTCGAGTGCTCGTGTAACGTCACTATTGGGGCGCGTAACAGTCTCCGGACTGGCTCCGTCACGGTTGGTCGTCGGGGGGTCGAACGCGGCCGTGAGGGGCCCCTCTGAGAGGGCCAGCGGGGGGCCGGGTCCAGCAGGGAGCCGCGGGGGTCCGGGT CCAGGAAGACTGGTGAGAGACGGACAGGAAAGGAAAGCAGTG ATCTGTGTTGAAGGGAACATCGCCAGTGGGAAAACCACTTGTCTGAAGTATTTCGGCAAAACTAACAATATAGAG GTCCTTACAGAACCAGTCAGTAAGTGGAAGAATGTCCACGGACACAACCCTCTG GCTCTAATGTATCAGGATCCAGCCCGCTGGGGCATCACACTGCAGACCTACGTCCAGCTGACCATGCTGGTTAATCACCTGTCGTGCCCA TCAACTTCATTGAAAATGATGGAGAGGTCCATCTTCAGTGCCAAACACATCTTCGTGGAGAATCTATTCCGAAG tGGACGGATGCCTGCTGTGGACTACGCTGTTCTCACCGAGTGGTTCGACTGGATCACCACGAACATTTCCATCCCCGTTGATCTGATTG TGTATTTGCAGACAACACCTGAGACCTGTTACCAGAGGCTGAAGCACaggtgcagagaggaggagagtgcaATTTCACTA GACTATCTGGAGTCCATCCACCAGCTGTATGAAGACTGGCTGGTCAAGCGCACGTACGCGGCCCTTCCTGCCCCCGTGTTG gtTATTCCTGGTGACCATGACCTCCAGAAGATGCTTCAGCTGTATGAAGAAAACCGGAATACAATCTTCAGCGCTTGTTCCAGCTGA